Proteins encoded by one window of Molothrus ater isolate BHLD 08-10-18 breed brown headed cowbird chromosome 12, BPBGC_Mater_1.1, whole genome shotgun sequence:
- the LOC118691272 gene encoding C-factor-like, which yields MAGLHVRSVLVTGANRGIGLGFVQHFLRMPNPPQWIFATCRDPKGQRAQELQNLASKHPNIIIIPLEVSDPPSIKAAAAKVGEHLGGSGLNLLINNAGIAKPCSLDNETPEDMIQVYTTNTVGPLLMGQAFLPLLKKAAQGSPGSGLSCSKAAIVNISSIAGSIEEMFVWEFGQVVSYRCSKAALNMLSKCQSLAYKEHGILCVTFHPGWVQTDMGGGGGSYKPPLTVDDSVQGMLKVLSSISEKETGAFLDWEGKVVPW from the exons ATGGCAGGGCTCCACGTCCGCTCCGTTCTGGTGACTGGGGCCAACCGAGGCATTGGCCTGGGGTTTGTCCAGCATTTCCTGAGGATGCCAAACCCACCTCAGTGGATCTTTGCAACCTGTCGGGACCCCAAGGGACAGAGAGCACAG GAGTTACAGAATTTGGCCTCCAAGCACCccaacatcatcatcatcccgCTCG AAGTCTCTGACCCTCCCAGCAtcaaggcagctgcagccaaggTTGGGGAGcacctggggggctctgggctgaaCCTCCTCATCAACAATGCTGGAATTGCAAAGCCATGCTCCCTTGATAATGAGACACCAGAGGATATGATACAGGTTTACACCACTAACACGGTTGGACCCCTGCTGATGGGCCAG GCGTTTCTGCCCTTGCTGAAGAAGGCTGCCCAGGGGAGCccaggctcagggctgagctgcagcaaggcTGCCATCGTCAACATATCCAGCATTGCCGGCTCCATTGAGGAGATGTTTGTGTGGGAGTTTGGACAAGTTGTCTCATACCGCTGCAGCAAG GCTGCTCTGAACATGCTGAGCAAGTGCCAGTCCCTGGCATACAAGGAGCACGGCATCCTCTGCGTCACTTTCCACCCTGGCTGGGTGCAGACCGACATGGGGGGTGGAGGAGGATCATACAAG cctcccctgaCAGTGGATGACAGTGTGCAAGGGATGCTGAAGGTGCTGTCCTCCATCTCTGAGAAGGAGACTGGGGCCTTCCTGGACTGGGAAGGGAAGGTCGTGCCCTGGTGA